The following DNA comes from Halalkaliarchaeum sp. AArc-CO.
CGAAAGCAGACTCGCGAGGATGGTCAAAAGCGAAAGGATCCCGAGTCCCTGATAGAACTCCGACCAGGTGATCCCGTGGCGCGTGACGACCTCCATGTACAGGTCGACGTTGCGGGCGTTCTGTTTGAGGTGAATCTCCTTCGTCTCGCGGTCGTACTCGACGACCTCGAGGTCGTGGAGCTTCGGGAGGTGCGTCTGGTGAAGCGAGATGTAGACGCTTTCTCTGACGTTCTTCGGGGGTGGCGACTCCCCGGTTTCGTGTTCGGCGATCAAATGCGAGAGTTCGTTGACCGTGATCGACCCGCCCGCGAGATACAGGTGTCGCAGCGCCCGCGTGCGCCGGGGGTTCGAGAGGATCGCGTGAATCTGACTTTCCGGAAGATCGGTTGTGCGTAGCTGCATTGATAGCTCACCACCAGAGGCCGCCGGTGTTCTAGACGAGAGTTCGTCGGACGAGGGTATAGACATGGACCGACTACCGGCGTGATTGCGTTCGAACAAATTATCACCGACAATCGATGGTGAAAGTAGGAACGTCAAACCGGTTGGTAGGTCCGCCGATCCGGACGGTAGGACCGCCCATCCGGGCGGTAGGGACGTCGATCCGGTGCGTCTAAGCACTCCGTAGACGGGTCTATTCGGCCGTTAGACGATTCTGGGCGATTATTAGCCGGTGGCGTGGGTGCTCGTAACTATCCCCATAGGGGGGACAGTATCAGTCGTACCGGCACAGGGCCATCACGGGTGGCGATGTACCGGGGAGAAAAACCAATGACGGACAAAGAATTCGGACTCTCGCGCCGCAAAGTGCTCGCCGGCCTCGGCATGGTCGGGGTCGCGAGCGCGGGCGCGGGCCTGGGAACGACTGCGTACTTCAGCGACGAGGAGAGCTTCGAGGGGAACACGCTCACTGCTGGCGAGTTCGACCTCAAGATGGACTACCGGATGACGTACCGTGGCGGTCACGGCCGTCTCGAGGAGCTCCAGCAGAACTACCCGAACGCGACGTTCGTGGACGAGGACATGGAGCCGACCGACGAGGACACCGGCGTGTATCTCCTCGATCAGGTCCCTGGCCTGGACAACTACCCGGGTGCGGGGGACTGGGTCCGCGGCGCGAACGGCATCTTCGACCCCGAAACCGGAGAGGGCGAGGGCTTCCAACGAGATGAGCTCATCGACGCGGATGATCTCGAGGAGGCACTCATTCGAATCGGCGACGTCAAGCCCGGCGACTACGGTGAAGTCACCTTCAGCACCCACCTGTACGACAACCCCGGATACATGTGGATCGGTGGGGCGTTGACCGGCAACCACCAGAACGGTTACACTGGTCCTGAGATCGAGGCGCTCGAAGAGATGGGGATCCCCACGGACGACCCGGACGGAGAGGGCCAGCTCGCGGACGCCATCGAGGCGAAGATCTGGTACGACGACAACTGTGACAATATCCACCAGGAGAGAGGTGAAGAGGAAGGAGAGGGCGTCGACGTGATGCTCGTCATCGACACCTCTGGTTCGATGAGTGGTAGCCGGATCGTAAACGCGAG
Coding sequences within:
- a CDS encoding vWA domain-containing protein translates to MTDKEFGLSRRKVLAGLGMVGVASAGAGLGTTAYFSDEESFEGNTLTAGEFDLKMDYRMTYRGGHGRLEELQQNYPNATFVDEDMEPTDEDTGVYLLDQVPGLDNYPGAGDWVRGANGIFDPETGEGEGFQRDELIDADDLEEALIRIGDVKPGDYGEVTFSTHLYDNPGYMWIGGALTGNHQNGYTGPEIEALEEMGIPTDDPDGEGQLADAIEAKIWYDDNCDNIHQERGEEEGEGVDVMLVIDTSGSMSGSRIVNARNAASQFIQNLGADDRVGLATFDTNSRLDEELTFDHGDVDTTVQGLGVGGWTQMDGGVDVAKQELDDKDRGVDRVIILLGDGEPNRSSRGQDSDAVQNAIAAAQDAKDDGITVITIGLAVSGTAQNTLIQMASGSNGTTLYYDSPTGDDLDEIYAQIAAVVLTGEAVIVEGTLREVMKALEGGIPLDANLQEEDRVCFTNSVTRCFGFEWELPTDVGNEVQTDSVEFAIGFAAEQCRHNDGETNPFAPEVNGSA